One window of the Chitinophaga niabensis genome contains the following:
- a CDS encoding antibiotic biosynthesis monooxygenase, translating into MLSSTYVAAQEVAVLTRYEVKKGYEKKVCKVLGKYVRYAIGLESNIMAEAYYEQENPSILWLIERWSSKGALENGWKLNQIRLIQPAEKIYIKDLEPISKNEWRKAPKKDDKPVTIMLFVDSREGTEGNFKAVYHTAMPQFRSEPGVINYQLSQLEEDSTRFVTYEKFRSEDAFQYHLNFPPIQPVIDYLNTSIKKQPFQTGLHRLIPFSPKKP; encoded by the coding sequence TTGTTAAGCAGCACATATGTAGCGGCACAGGAAGTAGCCGTATTAACCCGGTACGAAGTAAAAAAGGGTTATGAGAAAAAGGTCTGCAAAGTGCTTGGTAAGTATGTGAGGTATGCTATTGGTCTTGAAAGTAACATTATGGCAGAAGCATATTATGAGCAGGAGAACCCCTCCATACTATGGCTTATAGAAAGATGGAGCAGCAAAGGCGCACTGGAAAATGGGTGGAAATTAAACCAGATACGGCTGATACAACCTGCAGAAAAGATCTACATAAAAGACCTGGAGCCGATTTCAAAAAATGAATGGCGAAAGGCGCCCAAAAAAGATGATAAGCCGGTCACCATCATGTTATTTGTGGATAGCAGGGAGGGCACCGAAGGCAATTTTAAAGCAGTGTATCACACTGCCATGCCACAGTTCCGAAGTGAACCGGGTGTTATTAATTACCAACTTTCACAACTTGAAGAGGACAGTACCCGGTTTGTTACTTATGAAAAATTCAGGAGCGAAGATGCCTTTCAGTATCACCTGAATTTTCCTCCCATACAACCTGTGATTGATTATCTGAATACCAGTATCAAAAAACAACCTTTTCAAACCGGCCTTCACAGGCTTATACCGTTTTCACCTAAAAAACCATAA
- a CDS encoding alpha/beta fold hydrolase, translated as MEKTTSQTYVLVHGAWQAPYVWDTVCTNLQKEGNKVIVVELPGHGADKTPAQNLGLDVYTDKVVAAISEQGGKIILVGHSLGGMVITQVAEEIPHKISKLVYIGAFLPASGEALTDLAYSDPHSQLGPALVPSHDQLTLDVKPDSLTYLFINDGSELAKDMVLANYRAEPAIPFSNKVTLTHENFGTVEKVYIKTLQDIVISQHLQDRMIATAGITSVYSVNTSHSPFLSQPQAVSDLLREIGQQIAS; from the coding sequence ATGGAAAAAACAACTTCACAAACGTATGTGCTGGTACACGGCGCATGGCAGGCTCCCTATGTTTGGGATACGGTTTGCACCAATCTGCAGAAAGAAGGCAACAAAGTGATTGTGGTAGAATTACCGGGCCATGGCGCAGACAAAACGCCTGCGCAAAACCTGGGGTTGGATGTCTACACTGATAAGGTTGTAGCAGCAATTTCGGAACAAGGAGGGAAGATCATCCTGGTAGGACATAGCTTGGGCGGGATGGTGATAACCCAGGTGGCCGAAGAAATTCCTCATAAGATCAGTAAGCTGGTTTACATCGGGGCTTTTCTTCCTGCATCCGGAGAAGCACTTACCGATCTTGCTTACTCAGATCCGCACTCCCAATTAGGCCCTGCATTAGTTCCTTCACACGATCAACTGACGCTTGATGTGAAACCGGACAGTCTCACTTATCTCTTTATCAACGACGGTTCAGAGCTTGCTAAAGACATGGTACTTGCCAACTATCGTGCAGAGCCGGCTATTCCTTTTTCCAACAAGGTGACGTTGACCCATGAAAACTTTGGTACGGTGGAAAAAGTGTATATCAAAACACTCCAGGATATAGTGATCTCACAGCACCTGCAGGATCGTATGATAGCAACAGCTGGCATCACATCAGTTTACTCGGTCAATACAAGCCACTCTCCATTCCTGTCTCAGCCGCAGGCAGTTTCGGACCTGTTGCGGGAAATAGGACAGCAAATAGCCTCCTGA
- a CDS encoding type 1 glutamine amidotransferase domain-containing protein, whose product MTGTIGIITAFNATAQDRVRAAQISDHELSVLNQLASPSVVVNMPVSQLLNAPGNEALRAFFFTPVKDATVLKDKRIAVLAADGFEEIELLGPVWYFKQLGAKVDIVAPKYSPAPERYGLMYPEMAKTHIMAIQYLQPVGWVKFDRTADQVKVGDYDAVFIPGGAWNPDNLRYDKDVIKFIQDFNKSGKLIAAICHAPVVLASADILKGRKLTGYWNIQVDLKNAGGIVSDQPVVTEGNLVTSRHPIDVADFSRAVESWLIKK is encoded by the coding sequence ATGACAGGCACAATAGGAATAATTACTGCATTTAATGCAACGGCTCAGGATAGAGTAAGAGCCGCACAGATCAGTGACCATGAACTGTCTGTATTGAATCAGCTGGCCTCTCCTTCAGTTGTTGTTAACATGCCTGTATCGCAATTGCTGAATGCTCCCGGAAACGAGGCATTACGGGCATTCTTTTTTACCCCGGTAAAGGATGCAACAGTATTAAAGGATAAAAGAATAGCCGTGCTTGCCGCCGATGGTTTTGAGGAAATTGAATTATTAGGCCCCGTATGGTATTTCAAACAACTGGGTGCTAAAGTAGACATCGTGGCGCCAAAATACAGTCCAGCCCCCGAGAGATATGGCCTTATGTATCCTGAAATGGCAAAAACACATATCATGGCCATACAATACCTGCAGCCTGTGGGCTGGGTGAAATTTGACCGTACTGCAGATCAGGTCAAAGTAGGGGATTACGATGCTGTGTTCATTCCTGGTGGTGCATGGAATCCGGATAACCTGCGATACGATAAGGACGTGATAAAATTCATACAGGACTTCAACAAGTCCGGAAAACTGATCGCGGCTATCTGTCACGCACCTGTTGTATTAGCTTCCGCTGATATTTTGAAAGGCAGAAAGTTGACAGGTTATTGGAACATACAGGTTGATCTGAAGAATGCGGGAGGAATTGTATCGGATCAACCAGTGGTAACAGAGGGGAACCTGGTTACCAGCAGGCATCCTATTGATGTGGCTGATTTTTCAAGAGCAGTGGAAAGTTGGCTGATTAAAAAGTGA